From the genome of Variovorax sp. RA8, one region includes:
- a CDS encoding acetyl-CoA carboxylase biotin carboxylase subunit: MFQKILIANRGEIACRVAATARRMAIRTVAVYSDADAHANHVRACDESVHLGGSAPKDSYLRWEKILEAAKATGAQAVHPGYGFLSENEDFARACAEAGLVFIGPPPSAIQAMGLKAESKQLMEKAGVPLVPGYHGKDQDPALLAREAERIGYPVLIKASAGGGGKGMRVVEKHADFAAALASCQREAINSFGDDAVLVEKYVQRPRHIEIQVFGDTQGNYVYLFERDCSVQRRHQKVLEEAPAPGMTEAMRREMGEAAVAAARAVKYVGAGTVEFIVEQRSDGSMNFFFMEMNTRLQVEHPVTEAITGLDLVEWQLRVASGEPLPLKQDQLQINGHAIEARICAENPDNNFLPATGTLRVYRKPQQHTSFQRSRVRIDDGVREGDAISPFYDSMIAKLIVHGATREEALARLDAALAQTHIVGVATNVQFLRAVLRTDSFAHAKLDTALIERERAVLFDQEPLGLPLAAAAAVVRTLLAERSQAAPSEPFARRDGWRGFGEYQRHFDFEFRGDAQTALLTYRRDGSLSLRVGGIEGPVSVGQLPTGEIELQFNGLRRTLDVYEEGATTHVFAPEGATRIVTLDRMAHAGDTHADAGRLTAPMPGKVVSFAVKAGDKVIRGQALAVMEAMKMEHTIAAPADGTVEELLYLPGDQVAEGAELLRIAA, encoded by the coding sequence ATGTTCCAGAAGATCCTGATCGCCAACCGCGGAGAGATTGCTTGCCGCGTCGCCGCCACCGCGCGCCGCATGGCCATCCGCACGGTCGCCGTCTACTCCGACGCCGACGCGCATGCCAACCACGTGCGCGCCTGCGACGAGTCGGTGCACCTGGGCGGAAGCGCGCCGAAGGACAGCTACCTGCGGTGGGAAAAGATCCTGGAGGCCGCCAAGGCCACCGGCGCGCAGGCGGTGCACCCGGGCTACGGCTTCCTGAGCGAGAACGAGGACTTCGCCCGCGCCTGCGCCGAGGCCGGCCTGGTCTTCATCGGCCCGCCGCCTTCCGCCATCCAGGCCATGGGCCTGAAGGCCGAGTCCAAGCAGCTGATGGAGAAGGCCGGCGTGCCGCTGGTGCCCGGCTACCACGGCAAGGACCAGGACCCGGCGCTGCTGGCACGCGAAGCCGAGCGCATCGGCTACCCCGTGCTGATCAAGGCCAGCGCCGGCGGCGGCGGCAAGGGCATGCGGGTGGTCGAGAAGCACGCCGACTTCGCCGCCGCGCTCGCCTCCTGCCAGCGCGAGGCCATCAACAGCTTCGGCGACGACGCGGTGCTGGTCGAGAAGTACGTGCAGCGGCCGCGCCACATCGAGATCCAGGTCTTCGGCGATACGCAGGGCAACTATGTCTACCTGTTCGAGCGCGATTGCTCGGTGCAGCGGCGCCACCAGAAGGTGCTGGAGGAAGCGCCGGCGCCGGGCATGACCGAGGCCATGCGCCGCGAGATGGGCGAAGCTGCAGTCGCCGCGGCGCGTGCGGTGAAGTACGTGGGCGCGGGCACGGTGGAGTTCATCGTGGAGCAGCGCAGCGATGGCAGCATGAACTTCTTCTTCATGGAGATGAACACCCGCCTGCAGGTCGAGCATCCGGTGACGGAGGCGATCACGGGGCTGGACCTGGTCGAGTGGCAACTGCGTGTGGCCTCCGGCGAGCCGCTCCCCCTGAAGCAGGACCAGCTGCAGATCAACGGCCATGCCATCGAGGCGCGCATCTGCGCCGAGAACCCCGACAACAACTTTCTGCCCGCCACCGGCACGCTGCGCGTCTACCGCAAGCCGCAGCAGCACACCTCGTTCCAGCGCAGCCGCGTGCGCATCGACGATGGCGTTCGCGAAGGCGACGCGATCTCGCCCTTCTACGACTCGATGATCGCCAAGCTGATCGTGCACGGCGCAACCCGCGAGGAGGCGCTGGCGCGGCTGGACGCGGCGCTGGCGCAGACTCACATCGTGGGCGTGGCGACCAATGTGCAGTTCCTGCGCGCCGTGCTGCGCACCGATTCATTCGCCCACGCGAAGCTGGACACCGCGCTCATCGAGCGCGAGCGCGCCGTGCTTTTTGATCAGGAGCCGCTGGGCCTGCCCTTGGCGGCTGCGGCTGCCGTCGTGCGCACGCTGCTGGCGGAGCGGTCCCAGGCCGCGCCCTCGGAGCCTTTCGCGCGCCGCGACGGCTGGCGCGGCTTCGGCGAGTACCAACGCCACTTCGACTTCGAATTTCGTGGCGACGCGCAGACGGCGCTCTTGACATACCGGCGCGACGGCAGCCTTTCGCTGCGGGTCGGCGGCATCGAGGGCCCAGTCTCGGTCGGCCAGTTGCCCACGGGGGAGATCGAACTGCAGTTCAACGGCCTGCGGCGCACGCTCGACGTCTACGAGGAGGGCGCCACGACCCATGTCTTCGCGCCCGAGGGCGCAACCCGCATCGTGACGCTCGACCGCATGGCCCACGCCGGCGACACGCACGCCGACGCGGGCCGCCTCACCGCACCGATGCCGGGGAAGGTGGTGTCCTTCGCCGTCAAGGCCGGCGACAAGGTCATCCGCGGCCAGGCGCTGGCAGTGATGGAGGCGATGAAGATGGAGCACACCATCGCGGCGCCGGCCGATGGCACGGTCGAGGAACTGCTCTATCTGCCCGGCGACCAGGTGGCCGAAGGCGCAGAGCTGCTGCGCATCGCCGCATAA
- a CDS encoding YbaK/EbsC family protein: protein MCGAELTSLPEGVQRVARLLQERGHPHVPRMLDDACRTAQQAADALGISVAQIAKSIVFRRKSDEAAVLVVTSGDKRVDENKVEALVGGKLGRADADFVKRATGFSIGGVSPFAHATAPVMLIDRQLFRFDEVWAAAGHPHAVVQLRPQELEALTGAPVSDVV, encoded by the coding sequence ATGTGCGGCGCTGAACTGACATCGCTCCCCGAAGGCGTGCAGCGTGTGGCGCGGCTGCTGCAGGAGCGCGGCCATCCCCATGTCCCACGGATGCTCGACGACGCCTGCCGCACCGCGCAGCAGGCGGCCGATGCGCTGGGCATCTCGGTGGCGCAGATTGCCAAGAGCATCGTGTTTCGCCGCAAGAGCGACGAGGCGGCGGTGCTGGTCGTGACTTCGGGCGACAAGCGGGTCGACGAGAACAAGGTCGAGGCGCTGGTGGGTGGCAAGCTGGGCCGCGCCGATGCCGACTTCGTCAAGCGGGCGACCGGCTTCTCGATCGGCGGCGTCTCGCCCTTCGCGCATGCCACGGCGCCGGTGATGCTGATCGACCGTCAGTTGTTTCGATTCGACGAGGTCTGGGCGGCGGCGGGGCACCCGCATGCGGTGGTGCAACTGCGGCCGCAGGAGCTCGAGGCCCTGACCGGCGCGCCAGTCTCGGACGTGGTGTGA
- a CDS encoding 2-hydroxyacid dehydrogenase: MRIAVCLTDNRPDAWIEGLRAALPGADVQNWQPGAPQADHAVVWAPPQSFIDEQSRLRGIFNIGAGVDALLKLRLPPQTMVVRLDDAGMSVQMAEYVCHALIRHFREFDFYDAEARAARWAFRKPREREDFPVGVMGLGVLGERVARAVAQFEFPVNGWSRSPKAIEGLHCFAGEAEFGAFLGASRVLVNLLPLTETTRGILNRETLSRLNGGKPGGYLINVARGAHLVEADLVPLLDSGHLAGATLDVFEVEPLPADHPFWRHPKITVTPHGSARTMRGATIAQIAGKIMAIERGEPVAGVVERERGY; this comes from the coding sequence ATGCGAATCGCCGTCTGCCTGACCGACAACCGCCCCGACGCGTGGATCGAGGGCCTGCGCGCCGCGCTGCCCGGCGCCGACGTCCAGAACTGGCAACCGGGCGCGCCGCAGGCCGACCACGCCGTGGTCTGGGCACCGCCGCAGTCCTTCATCGATGAGCAGTCCCGGCTTCGCGGCATCTTCAACATCGGTGCCGGCGTCGATGCGCTGCTCAAGCTGCGACTGCCGCCCCAGACGATGGTGGTGCGCCTCGACGACGCCGGCATGTCGGTGCAGATGGCCGAGTACGTCTGCCACGCGTTGATCCGCCATTTCCGCGAGTTCGATTTCTACGATGCCGAGGCGCGCGCGGCCCGCTGGGCCTTTCGCAAGCCGCGCGAGCGCGAGGACTTTCCGGTCGGGGTGATGGGTCTGGGCGTGCTGGGCGAGCGCGTGGCGAGAGCGGTCGCGCAGTTCGAGTTCCCGGTCAACGGCTGGAGCCGCTCGCCCAAGGCGATCGAGGGCCTGCACTGCTTTGCGGGCGAGGCGGAGTTCGGTGCCTTTCTCGGCGCCAGCCGCGTGCTGGTCAACCTGCTGCCGCTGACCGAGACCACGCGCGGCATCCTCAATCGCGAGACACTGTCACGCCTGAACGGCGGCAAGCCGGGCGGCTACCTGATCAACGTCGCGCGCGGCGCGCACCTGGTCGAGGCCGACCTGGTCCCGCTGCTGGACAGCGGCCACCTCGCCGGCGCCACGCTCGACGTGTTCGAGGTCGAGCCGCTGCCCGCGGACCATCCTTTCTGGCGCCACCCGAAGATCACGGTGACGCCGCACGGCTCGGCGCGAACGATGCGCGGCGCCACCATCGCCCAGATCGCCGGCAAGATCATGGCGATCGAGCGCGGTGAGCCCGTGGCTGGCGTGGTCGAGCGCGAGCGGGGATACTGA
- a CDS encoding DUF1289 domain-containing protein, whose product MNGDALHPLADRAVAARDTAREVPSPCISVCRMDPASGFCEGCLRTIDEIAAWSGMDDATKRSVWRAIELRADAGFLSSAGEDRP is encoded by the coding sequence GTGAACGGCGATGCGCTCCATCCCCTGGCCGACCGCGCCGTTGCCGCGCGCGACACGGCACGCGAAGTGCCTTCGCCCTGCATCTCCGTCTGCCGCATGGACCCGGCCAGCGGCTTCTGCGAGGGCTGCCTGCGCACCATCGACGAGATCGCCGCATGGAGCGGCATGGACGACGCGACCAAGCGCAGCGTGTGGCGGGCCATCGAGCTGCGCGCGGATGCGGGCTTCCTGAGCTCCGCGGGAGAAGACCGGCCATGA
- the bioD gene encoding dethiobiotin synthase, with the protein MHCFVTGTDTGVGKTLVSSAMLSSLAASGQRAVGMKPVAAGLDFIDGTWRNEDVEQLKAAGNVDAPLPLRCPYLLRAPISPHLAAQDEGVRIELQPLLSAYAQLAGQSDAVIVEGVGGFRVPLADDFDSADLAVSLGLPVVLVVGLRLGCLNHALLTAEAIRARGLMLAGWVGSAVDPKMLALEANIETLRARLDAPLLGVVPHLASPEAARAAAHLDLRALRSTAALAA; encoded by the coding sequence GTGCATTGCTTCGTCACCGGCACCGACACCGGCGTCGGCAAGACGCTGGTCAGCAGCGCCATGCTGTCGTCCTTGGCTGCATCGGGCCAGCGCGCGGTCGGCATGAAGCCGGTGGCGGCGGGCCTGGACTTCATCGATGGCACTTGGCGCAACGAAGACGTCGAGCAGTTGAAGGCTGCCGGCAACGTCGATGCCCCGCTGCCGCTACGTTGCCCCTACCTGCTGCGCGCGCCGATATCGCCGCATCTGGCAGCGCAGGACGAGGGCGTGCGCATCGAGCTGCAGCCCCTGCTGTCGGCATACGCGCAACTCGCAGGGCAGTCCGATGCCGTGATCGTCGAGGGCGTGGGCGGCTTCCGCGTGCCGCTGGCCGACGACTTCGACAGCGCCGACCTTGCCGTGTCGCTGGGGCTGCCGGTGGTGCTCGTGGTGGGGCTGCGGCTCGGCTGCCTGAACCACGCGCTGCTCACCGCCGAGGCGATCCGGGCGCGCGGCCTCATGCTCGCCGGCTGGGTCGGCAGTGCCGTTGATCCGAAGATGCTGGCGCTTGAGGCCAACATCGAAACACTGCGTGCGCGCCTCGACGCGCCGCTGCTCGGCGTGGTGCCGCACCTGGCCTCGCCCGAGGCGGCCCGCGCCGCCGCCCATCTCGACCTGCGCGCGCTGCGCAGCACCGCGGCGCTGGCCGCCTGA
- a CDS encoding MFS transporter — protein MAATLDSRGRPTPVPRPMSAEEKKVIFASSLGTVFEWYDFYLYGSLAAIIAKQFFSGLDAGAAFIFALLAFAAGFLVRPFGAIVFGRLGDMIGRKYTFLVTILIMGLSTFIVGLLPSYATIGVAAPVILIALRMLQGLALGGEYGGAATYVAEHSPHGKRGAYTSWIQTTATLGLFLSLLVILGVRTWLGEEAFGAWGWRVPFLVSIALLAISVWIRLSLSESPAFQKMKAEGKTSKAPLSESFGEWKNLKIVILALVGLTAGQAVVWYSGQFYALFFLTQQLRVDATTANLMIAAALLLGTPFFVVFGTLSDKIGRKPIIMAGCLLAVVTYFPVFKMLTEFANPDLAKAQATAGVTVTADPKSCSFQGNPVAREIDFKSSCDIAKRYLVQNSVSYDNVEGPPGSKAVVKIGDKTVEAPIGNVVNHKFDEATSKEIAAFKKGVADDLKAAGYPAKADPAKMNKVMVVLLLFYLVLLVTMVYGPIAAMLVELFPTRIRYTSMSLPYHIGNGWFGGLLPTTAFAIVASTGNMYNGLWYPIIIAGMTLVVGTLFIRETKDVDIYAND, from the coding sequence ATGGCAGCCACACTTGATTCGCGGGGAAGGCCGACGCCTGTACCCCGACCCATGTCCGCGGAGGAGAAGAAGGTCATCTTCGCCTCCTCGCTCGGCACCGTGTTCGAGTGGTACGACTTCTATCTCTACGGTTCGCTCGCGGCGATCATCGCCAAGCAGTTCTTCAGCGGCCTGGATGCGGGCGCGGCCTTCATCTTCGCGCTGCTGGCTTTCGCCGCCGGCTTCCTGGTGCGGCCTTTCGGCGCCATCGTGTTCGGCCGCCTGGGCGACATGATCGGACGCAAGTACACCTTCCTCGTCACGATCCTGATCATGGGCCTGTCGACCTTCATCGTCGGCCTGTTGCCCAGCTACGCGACCATCGGCGTCGCGGCGCCCGTGATCCTGATCGCGCTGCGCATGCTGCAGGGCCTGGCGCTCGGCGGCGAGTACGGCGGTGCCGCCACCTATGTGGCCGAGCATTCGCCGCACGGCAAGCGCGGCGCCTATACCTCGTGGATCCAGACCACCGCCACGCTGGGCCTGTTCCTGAGCCTGCTGGTCATCCTCGGTGTGCGGACCTGGCTTGGCGAGGAGGCCTTCGGTGCCTGGGGTTGGCGCGTGCCCTTCCTGGTATCTATCGCGCTGCTGGCGATCTCGGTGTGGATTCGCCTGTCGCTCTCCGAGTCGCCGGCCTTCCAGAAGATGAAGGCCGAGGGCAAGACCTCCAAGGCGCCGCTGTCCGAATCCTTCGGCGAGTGGAAGAACCTGAAGATCGTGATCCTGGCGCTGGTCGGTCTTACTGCCGGTCAGGCCGTAGTCTGGTATTCGGGCCAGTTCTATGCGCTTTTCTTCCTCACGCAGCAGCTCAGGGTTGATGCGACCACCGCCAATTTGATGATCGCAGCGGCGCTGCTGCTTGGCACGCCCTTCTTCGTGGTCTTCGGGACGCTGTCGGACAAGATCGGCCGCAAGCCGATCATCATGGCCGGCTGCCTGCTGGCCGTGGTGACCTACTTCCCGGTCTTCAAGATGCTGACCGAGTTCGCCAACCCCGACCTCGCGAAGGCCCAGGCCACTGCCGGCGTGACGGTGACGGCCGATCCCAAGTCCTGCTCTTTCCAGGGCAACCCGGTGGCGCGCGAGATCGACTTCAAGAGCTCCTGCGACATCGCCAAGCGCTACCTGGTGCAGAACTCGGTGAGCTACGACAACGTCGAAGGCCCGCCCGGCTCCAAGGCCGTGGTCAAGATCGGCGACAAGACGGTCGAGGCGCCGATCGGCAACGTGGTCAACCACAAGTTCGACGAGGCCACGAGCAAGGAGATCGCCGCCTTCAAGAAGGGCGTCGCCGACGACCTGAAGGCCGCGGGCTACCCGGCCAAGGCCGACCCGGCCAAGATGAACAAGGTGATGGTGGTGCTGCTGCTGTTCTACCTGGTGCTCCTGGTCACCATGGTGTACGGCCCGATCGCCGCCATGCTGGTCGAGCTGTTCCCGACGCGCATCCGCTACACCTCGATGAGCCTGCCGTACCACATCGGCAACGGCTGGTTCGGCGGCCTGCTGCCGACCACCGCCTTCGCGATCGTGGCCTCGACCGGCAACATGTACAACGGCCTCTGGTACCCGATCATCATCGCTGGCATGACGCTGGTGGTCGGCACGCTGTTCATCCGCGAGACCAAGGATGTCGACATCTACGCGAACGACTAG
- the bioB gene encoding biotin synthase BioB: MEHNISFIDRKATASRQHALPADAAWSVDSVAALFELPFNDLLFRAQQVHRAHFDANAVQLSTLLSIKTGGCEEDCGYCPQSAHHDTSLKASKLMALDEVLAAAQAAKEHGATRFCMGAAWRSPKERHLEPVIEMVRGVKALGLETCVTLGMLEAEQAQRLADAGLDYYNHNLDSAPEFYDKIITTRTYQDRIDTLGHVRDAGLHVCCGGIVGMGESRLERAGLIAQLANLDPCPESVPINNLVQVEGTPLAGTEPLDPFEFVRTIAVARITMPKSMVRLSAGREQMDEALQSLCFLAGANSIFYGDRLLTTANPQAAKDRALLARLGMRSDA, translated from the coding sequence ATGGAACACAACATCAGCTTCATCGACCGCAAGGCCACCGCCTCGCGACAGCACGCCCTCCCCGCCGACGCAGCGTGGAGCGTCGACAGCGTCGCGGCCCTCTTCGAACTGCCCTTCAACGACCTGTTGTTCCGCGCGCAGCAAGTGCATCGCGCCCACTTCGACGCCAACGCCGTGCAGCTCTCGACCCTGCTGTCGATCAAGACCGGCGGCTGCGAGGAGGACTGCGGCTACTGCCCGCAGAGCGCGCACCACGACACCAGCCTGAAGGCGAGCAAGCTGATGGCGCTCGACGAGGTGCTGGCCGCCGCCCAAGCCGCGAAGGAGCATGGCGCCACCCGCTTCTGCATGGGCGCGGCCTGGCGCAGCCCGAAGGAACGGCACCTGGAGCCCGTGATCGAGATGGTGCGCGGCGTCAAGGCGCTCGGCCTGGAGACCTGCGTGACCCTCGGCATGCTCGAAGCCGAACAGGCGCAGCGGCTCGCGGACGCGGGCCTCGACTACTACAACCACAACCTCGACAGCGCCCCCGAGTTCTACGACAAGATCATCACGACCCGCACCTACCAGGACCGCATCGACACCCTCGGCCATGTGCGCGATGCCGGCCTGCATGTGTGCTGCGGCGGCATCGTCGGCATGGGCGAATCGCGCCTGGAGCGTGCCGGCTTGATCGCGCAGCTGGCCAACCTCGACCCCTGCCCCGAGTCGGTGCCCATCAACAACCTGGTGCAGGTCGAGGGCACGCCGCTCGCCGGCACCGAGCCGCTCGATCCCTTCGAGTTCGTGCGCACCATCGCCGTCGCCCGCATCACCATGCCCAAGAGCATGGTGCGCCTGTCGGCCGGGCGCGAGCAGATGGACGAGGCGCTGCAGTCGCTGTGCTTCCTCGCCGGCGCCAATTCGATCTTCTATGGCGATCGCCTGCTGACCACCGCCAACCCGCAAGCCGCGAAGGACCGCGCGCTGCTGGCGCGGCTGGGCATGCGCAGCGACGCCTGA
- a CDS encoding hydroxymethylglutaryl-CoA lyase produces MKLPNQVKLVDVGPRDGLQNEKQAVPAEVKIGLVHRLQEAGLKEIEVTSFVSPKWVPQMADNAQVMQGIRRRPGVRYSVLTPNMKGFEAAIAAPREEWPDEIVVFGAASEAFSQKNINCSIAESIERFRPVVEAAREKGIHVRGAMSCAVGCPYEGEIAPERVGMLAKLMKDIGVQHVGVADTIGVGTPLKVRRAIEATLEHYGIDDISGHYHDTYGQALSNTLASLELGVWQFDTSVGGLGGCPFAKGATGNVATEDVVYMLHGMGIETGIDLDQLIDAGVYINEALGREPNSRVSKAIRTKRSA; encoded by the coding sequence ATGAAGCTCCCCAACCAAGTCAAGCTCGTCGACGTCGGCCCGCGCGACGGCCTGCAGAACGAAAAGCAGGCCGTGCCCGCCGAGGTCAAGATCGGCCTGGTCCATCGCCTGCAGGAGGCCGGACTGAAGGAGATCGAGGTCACCAGCTTCGTCAGCCCCAAGTGGGTGCCGCAGATGGCAGACAACGCGCAGGTCATGCAGGGCATCCGCCGCCGGCCCGGCGTGCGCTATTCGGTGCTCACGCCCAACATGAAGGGCTTCGAGGCGGCGATCGCGGCGCCGCGCGAGGAATGGCCCGACGAGATCGTGGTCTTCGGCGCCGCCAGCGAGGCTTTCAGCCAGAAGAACATCAACTGCTCGATCGCCGAGAGCATCGAGCGCTTCCGCCCGGTGGTGGAGGCGGCGCGCGAGAAGGGCATCCATGTGCGCGGCGCCATGTCCTGCGCTGTCGGCTGTCCCTACGAAGGCGAGATCGCGCCCGAGCGCGTGGGCATGCTGGCGAAGCTGATGAAGGACATCGGCGTGCAGCACGTCGGCGTGGCCGACACCATCGGCGTGGGTACGCCGCTGAAGGTGCGGCGCGCGATCGAGGCCACGCTCGAGCACTACGGCATCGACGACATCTCCGGCCACTACCACGACACCTACGGCCAGGCACTCTCCAACACGCTTGCCAGCCTGGAGCTGGGCGTGTGGCAGTTCGACACTTCGGTCGGCGGCCTGGGCGGCTGTCCCTTCGCCAAGGGCGCGACCGGCAATGTCGCGACCGAGGACGTGGTCTACATGCTGCACGGCATGGGCATCGAGACCGGCATCGACCTCGACCAGTTGATCGACGCCGGCGTCTACATCAACGAGGCCCTCGGCCGCGAGCCGAACTCGCGGGTGTCGAAGGCGATCCGCACGAAGCGGTCCGCGTGA
- a CDS encoding 2-hydroxychromene-2-carboxylate isomerase: MKHITFHLDFISPYAYLAFEHLPQALEGLSYSVAYRPVLLGALLKHHGQLGPAEIPAKRAWTYRHVLWLGQANGIAIEMPASHPYNPLPHLRLALAATTDGDINRHVAETIFRDVWQGGGEAGDAARLAALAARLRLKRDAGGEEVKAQLKANTDEAIARGVFGVPTCEVDGRQFWGFDGLAMLRDYLRGNAWFDGADWEGAAGRPALLRSSNR; encoded by the coding sequence ATGAAGCACATCACTTTTCATCTCGACTTCATCTCGCCCTACGCCTACCTGGCCTTCGAGCATCTGCCGCAGGCGCTCGAAGGGCTGAGCTACAGCGTGGCCTATCGGCCGGTGTTGCTGGGCGCGCTGCTCAAGCACCACGGCCAGCTCGGGCCTGCCGAGATTCCGGCGAAGCGGGCCTGGACCTACCGCCACGTGCTGTGGCTCGGCCAGGCGAACGGCATCGCGATCGAGATGCCGGCCTCGCATCCCTACAACCCGCTGCCGCATCTGCGGCTCGCGCTCGCCGCCACGACGGACGGCGACATCAACCGCCACGTGGCCGAGACGATCTTTCGCGATGTCTGGCAAGGCGGCGGCGAGGCCGGCGATGCCGCGCGGCTGGCCGCGCTCGCGGCGCGGCTGCGGCTGAAGCGCGATGCAGGCGGTGAGGAGGTCAAGGCGCAGCTCAAGGCCAACACTGACGAGGCCATCGCGCGCGGCGTGTTCGGCGTGCCCACCTGCGAAGTCGACGGCCGCCAGTTCTGGGGCTTCGATGGCCTGGCCATGCTGCGCGACTATCTGCGCGGGAACGCCTGGTTCGATGGCGCGGACTGGGAAGGCGCCGCGGGGCGTCCCGCGCTGCTGCGCAGCAGCAATCGCTGA
- the bioF gene encoding 8-amino-7-oxononanoate synthase — protein MSRLLDRLQHEIATLDAQTLRRRRLIAETPCAPEQRLTLAGAAAPRTLLAFGSNDYLGLAAHPALAAALAEGAVRYGAGSGGSHLILGHSRAHAQLEERLAGWMAPHIPEAHSLFFCTGYMANLAVLSALGGAEAVIFSETLNHASLIDGARLAKARVERYPHCDVQALDAQLAACDAPVKLIVSDAVFSMDGNIAPVAELLALAERHDAWLVLDDAHGFGVLGARGRGVLEEMDLRSERIVLIGTLGKAAGVSGAFVAAHRTVIDYLVQRARPYIFTTAAPPAIAHALLASLDLIEGEEGNQRRAQLRARIAQLRAGLQRVLPAGGGAWLAESPTAIQPLIVGDNARAMQLSAQLDAFGLRVGAIRPPTVPAGTARLRIALSASHSEDDVARLVDALGRLLAQPWKEAA, from the coding sequence ATGTCGCGCTTGCTTGACCGCCTCCAGCACGAGATCGCCACGCTGGACGCGCAAACCCTGCGCCGCCGGCGGCTGATCGCCGAGACGCCCTGCGCGCCAGAGCAGCGGCTCACGCTGGCCGGCGCCGCCGCGCCGCGCACCCTGCTGGCTTTCGGCAGCAACGACTACCTCGGCCTGGCCGCGCATCCGGCGCTCGCCGCGGCGCTGGCCGAGGGCGCCGTGCGCTACGGCGCCGGCAGCGGCGGCTCGCACCTGATCCTCGGCCACTCACGCGCGCATGCGCAGCTCGAGGAGCGGCTGGCCGGCTGGATGGCGCCGCACATCCCGGAGGCGCACAGCCTGTTCTTCTGCACCGGCTACATGGCCAACCTCGCGGTGCTGTCGGCGCTCGGCGGTGCCGAGGCGGTGATCTTCTCCGAGACGCTCAACCATGCCTCGCTGATCGACGGCGCGCGCCTGGCCAAGGCCCGTGTCGAGCGCTACCCGCACTGCGACGTGCAGGCGCTCGATGCGCAGCTCGCGGCCTGCGATGCGCCGGTCAAGCTGATCGTGAGCGATGCCGTGTTCAGCATGGACGGCAATATCGCGCCGGTCGCCGAGCTGCTGGCGCTGGCCGAGCGCCACGATGCCTGGCTGGTGCTGGACGATGCGCATGGCTTCGGCGTCCTGGGCGCGCGGGGCCGCGGCGTGCTGGAAGAGATGGACCTGCGCTCCGAGCGGATCGTCCTCATCGGCACGCTCGGCAAGGCCGCCGGCGTGTCGGGCGCCTTCGTGGCCGCGCACCGCACCGTGATCGACTACCTGGTGCAACGCGCGCGGCCCTACATCTTCACCACCGCCGCGCCGCCCGCCATCGCCCATGCCCTGCTCGCCAGCCTGGACCTGATCGAAGGCGAGGAGGGGAACCAGCGCCGCGCGCAGTTGCGCGCACGCATCGCGCAACTGCGCGCAGGCCTGCAGCGCGTGCTGCCCGCCGGCGGCGGCGCGTGGCTCGCCGAGTCGCCGACCGCGATCCAGCCGTTGATCGTGGGGGACAACGCGCGCGCGATGCAGTTGTCGGCGCAGCTCGACGCTTTCGGCCTGCGCGTCGGCGCGATCCGTCCGCCGACGGTGCCGGCCGGCACGGCGCGCCTGCGCATCGCGCTGTCGGCGAGCCATAGCGAGGACGATGTCGCGCGGCTGGTCGATGCGCTGGGGCGGCTGCTGGCGCAGCCGTGGAAGGAGGCGGCATGA